A single region of the Lycium barbarum isolate Lr01 chromosome 2, ASM1917538v2, whole genome shotgun sequence genome encodes:
- the LOC132628291 gene encoding uncharacterized protein LOC132628291, with product MIKLSKRAAKAPFSGLDEDRDRGWQGRVDAIHLLTKYDQAIYPSLNLPEEKAVSALNLVLNISLGSLREKEEDILDFLKKIFMLRYIQHAVTPPLVESSSQISSDISGSKADVSDHTSARSAERLPAAAAGSRETSSMSGSKDSLPPLVDILTDAVKAKGGVTERRATGHRDYEIPAPGMSSFEHLPIPVAQRFGVNSGPRLEKSFPAPSVDPSRKRLITFKVPADMNMLSGPVGVSSYMYPLVSQEDRQKMAEASVLHHASFHRFRHEVGRLQEELDIKSMAVDELMARAYVSQIDQLCSELDGIKPELDSLHEATIGAVAECDILREQLQSVKEQINSLSASPASVDAERDQLGQVITDLQVEHGKALDQLSGYDGMLNQYKADVTAAEMASDLRAEYERCLSRRRTLKEVQATGVDLSSLLEEERRLEVEAKDAFDPEDSDVDTELADEEAEESGEE from the exons ATGATAAAACTCTCCAAACGAGCTGCAAAAGCGCCCTTCTCTGGTCTAGACGAAGATAGGGATCGGGGTTGGCAAGGCAG AGTAGATGCCATTCATTTACTAACAAAATACGATCAAGCGATCTATCCATCTCTGAACCTTCCTGAAGAAAAAGCAGTTTCAGCTCTTAAT CTTGTTCTAAATATCTCACTAGGATCACTTAGAGaaaaggaagaagacattctTGATTTCTTGAAGAAAATATTTATGCTAAGATACATACAACATGCAG TCACTCCACCTTTGGTGGAGAGCTCAAGCCAAATCTCTAGTGATATCTCGGGGTCGAAAGCTGACGTCTCTGATCATACTTCTGCTCGAAGTGCTGAAAGACTGCCAGCCGCGGCTGCTGGGTCGAGGGAAACTTCCTCGATGTCAGGTTCTAAG GATTCTCTGCCGCCATTGGTGGACATTCTTACCGATGCTGTAAAAGCCAAAGGCGGGGTGACCGAGCGAAGGGCGACTGGTCACAGAGATTACGAAATACCCGCTCCGGGAATGTCGAGTTTTGAGCATCTGCCTATCCCTGTGGCTCAGCGTTTCGGGGTTAACTCCGGCCCCAGATTGGAGAAATCGTTTCCTGCCCCTAGTGTCGACCCGAGTCGGAAGAGGCTGATTACCTTTAAGGTGCCAGCCGATATGAACATGTTATCGGGTCCTGTTGGGGTATCCAGCTATATGTATCCTTTGGTGTCCCAAGAGGACCGACAGAAAATGGCCGAG GCCTCCGTGCTTCACCATGCGAGCTTCCATCGGTTTAGGCACGAAGTGGGTCGGCTTCAGGAGGAACTCGACATTAAGAGCATGGCAGTGGACGAGCTCATG GCCCGAGCTTATGTCAGCCAGATCGATCAACTCTGTTCAGAGCTCGATGGGATCAAACCCGAGCTTGATTCCCTCCACGAAGCAACCATCGGTGCTGTGGCCGAGTGTGATATTCTCCGAGAGCAACTTCAGTCGGTGAAGGAGCAAATAAACAGCCTTAGCGCATCACCTGCTTCGGTCGACGCGGAGAGGGATCAATTGGGCCAAGTCATCACCGATTTGCAGGTTGAGCATGGAAAGGCTCTCGATCAGCTTTCGGGTTATGATGGTATGCTCAATCAGTATAAGGCCGACGTGACTGCCGCCGAAATGGCCAGTGATCTTAGAGCTGAGTATGAGCGATGTTTGTCCCGTAGGAGGACCCTCAAGGAGGTTCAAGCCACTGGTGTGGATCTGTCAAGTTTGCTCGAGGAAGAAAGAAGGCTTGAAGTAGAAGCAAAGGATGCGTTCGATCCCGAGGATTCAGATGTTGACACCGAGTTGGCCGATGAAGAGGCCGAGGAGTCTGGTGAAGAATAG
- the LOC132628292 gene encoding uncharacterized protein LOC132628292 — protein MWKDLKDMSDTIQGPWGVIGDFNESWEEEVFGNPLYIFHQKLKGVTKTLSQWSRQTYEDIYEVPKILEAEMRTLGDLCDKILRQKARAKLFEEGDDNTAYFHYIIKDRRKRPTICRIMDDQDQWVEGNDAITEATVRHFRHMFSQGTQVTNFDALNCIERIIEEEDNNNMLNAIPILQETKDSVFSIDSESAPGPDGLNGYFYQSIWDIISLTFIELLKLSLTLGFIKGRSITENIMLAQEIINDIRKPFRGGNVAIKLDMAKAYDGVNWKYLGMTLKKLGFSDWWIHLIQNFISSNWYSIIVNGGRYGLFKSERVLRQGDPISPFLFVINAELLFKMLNDLHDKTAYKGFYMNPNGPKIKHLAFVDDTSF, from the exons aTGTGGAAAGATTTAAAGGATATGTCTGACACTATCCAGGGCCCTTGGGGAGTGATTGGTGATTTCAAT GAAAGCTGGGAGGAAGAAGTTTTTGGCAACCCCCTCTATATCTTTCATCAAAAGCTAAAAGGAGTTACCAAAACTCTTAGCCAGTGGTCTAGACAAACATATGAAGACATCTATGAAGTTCCTAAAATTTTAGAGGCTGAGATGAGGACCCTAGGAGATCTCTGT GATAAGATCCTGAGACAAAAGGCAAGAGCCAAATTGTTTGAGGAGGGAGATGATAATACTGCTTATTTTCATTATATCATCAAGGATAGGAGAAAGAGGCCCACTATATGCAGAATCATGGATGATCAAGACCAATGGGTTGAGGGAAATGATGCAATTACAGAAGCTACAGTCAGACATTTTCGGCACATGTTTAGCCAAGGCACTCAGGTCACTAACTTTGATGCTTTGAACTGTATTGAGAGAATTATAGAAGAGGaggacaacaacaacatgctTAATGCCATACCCATTTTGCAAGAAACTAAGGATAGTGTTTTTTCTATTGATAGTGAAAGTGCTCCTGGACCTGATGGTTTGAATGGCTACTTCTACCAGAGTATTTGGGATATCATTAGTCTCACCTTCATAGAGCTATTGAAGCTTTCTTTAACG TTAGGATTCATTAAAGGAAGGTCCATCACAGAGAATATCATGCTTGCTCAGGAGATTATAAATGACATTAGAAAACCTTTCAGGGGGGGAAATGTTGCCATAAAATTGGATATGGCCAAAGCTTATGACGGGGTCAATTGGAAATACCTTGGCATGACACTGAAAAAGCTTGGCTTCTCTGATTGGTGGATTCATCTCATTCAAAATTTCATCTCCAGTAATTGGTATTCCATTATTGTTAATGGAGGCAGATATGGTCTCTTTAAATCTGAAAGGGTCTTGAGGCAAGGAGATCCAATATCTCCCTTTTTATTTGTAATAAATGCTGAACTACTATTCAAAATGCTTAATGATCTTCATGACAAAACTGCTTACAAGGGCTTCTACATGAATCCTAATGGACCCAAGATCAAGCACCTTGCATTTGTCGATGACACTTCTTTTTAG